TTTTATATTATTAAATATTTTTATTTTTTGATTTCAATTTAAGAATTTGCAACAGTCCTCTTTATATTATTAGTTTATTTTTATAAAGCACTTAGTCCAGCTTTGGCTATAGACATATCTTCTTCTACAGTTCCACCACTTACACCAACAGCACCAACAATTTCACCATTGATTACTATAGGAAAACCTCCACCAAATGTTATAATTCTACAATTATTTGTAGTATTTAATCCATATAAGCTTTGTCCAGGTAAAACATCTTCACTTATTTCATTAGTTCCCTTTTTTAAAGCCCATGCAGTAAAAGCTTTATTTATTGCAATATCTATACTTGTAACAAAAGCTTTATCCATTCTTTCAAGATATAAAAGATTTCCTCCATTATCAACAACAGAAAAAACAACAGGAACATTTATTTCAGTAGCTTTTTTTAAAGCTTCAACTCCCATTTTTTTAGCTGCTTCTAAAGTGATACTATTAAGATTTCTAACATCCATTTTATTTTCTCCTTTTTAGATTGATATATTTTGATATTAACAACTTTCATTTAATAGTTCAAGGTAGTTTTTCACTTAAATTTGGTAAAAATGTACTACTTAAAAATTTTTTGTACTTTTTTTACTAATTTTAAGTTTTTTCTTACCTTGTTTTTACCATTTTTTTCTGTTATTCTTATAATCGAAAGAACATTCAATAAATTTTCAAGCAATATATTTAAAAATTTTGGAGGGAATAATATGAGATATTATGATTATTTAATGCCAAGTGTTAACTTCTTTGGACCAGGATGCTTAGAAGTAATAGGTGAAAGAGCTAAAATATTAAACGGAAAAAAAGCTTTAATAGTTACTGATAAATTTTTAAGTTCATTAAAAGGTGGAGCAGTAGAAAGATCAGTAGAACTTCTTGCAAAAGCTGGAATTGAATCAGTTATTTTTGATCAAGTTGAGCCTAACCCAAAAGATGTTAACGTTTATGCAGGGGCTAAAGTTTATAAAGATAATAATTGTGATATGATAATTACTATTGGAGGAGGATCTCCTCACGATTGTGGAAAAGGAATTGGTATAGCTGTAACACATCCAAAAGATATTTGT
The uncultured Fusobacterium sp. DNA segment above includes these coding regions:
- a CDS encoding heme-binding protein; the protein is MDVRNLNSITLEAAKKMGVEALKKATEINVPVVFSVVDNGGNLLYLERMDKAFVTSIDIAINKAFTAWALKKGTNEISEDVLPGQSLYGLNTTNNCRIITFGGGFPIVINGEIVGAVGVSGGTVEEDMSIAKAGLSAL